A DNA window from Niabella yanshanensis contains the following coding sequences:
- a CDS encoding UxaA family hydrolase, whose amino-acid sequence MEKYLQIHPHDNVCVAIDAIAEGDLLAINGEAVIAKNAIETGHKFAIRPIAEGEDIIKYGYPIGHAVSDIATGEHVHTHNVKTNLHDNLEYQYNPVGAKLDIPQSNLTFKGYKRYNGEAGIRNELWIVPTVGCVNGQAQAIINRIKNELDVSHIDDIRVFSHNYGCSQLGDDHENTKNALVALAKHPNAGGVLVMSLGCENNQQNEFKLAMGTFDEDRVKFVISQDVADEVEAGFEMMSELVEKMRADKREDLPLSLLKVGLKCGGSDGFSGITANPLVGRFSDWLIAQGGTTILTEVPEMFGAETILMNRCTTEQVFDDTVALINNFKTYFRKHDQPIYENPSPGNKKGGISTLEDKSLGCTQKGGNSEVVAVLDYAEPVKVKGLNLLNAPGNDLVASTALALSGCQIVLFTTGRGTPFGSFVPTMKISTNTRLFDFKKNWIDFNAGVLLEGRDKDEVTQEFADFIVEVASGKQLKHELTGFKEIAIFKMGVTL is encoded by the coding sequence ATGGAAAAATATCTGCAAATACACCCCCATGATAATGTTTGCGTAGCTATTGATGCTATTGCAGAAGGGGATTTACTCGCTATAAACGGAGAGGCTGTCATTGCGAAGAATGCAATTGAAACAGGTCACAAGTTTGCTATCAGGCCAATTGCTGAAGGTGAAGATATCATCAAGTACGGTTATCCTATTGGTCATGCAGTGTCTGACATCGCAACAGGTGAGCACGTGCATACACACAATGTAAAAACCAACCTACACGATAATCTCGAATACCAATATAACCCGGTAGGGGCCAAACTGGATATCCCTCAAAGCAATCTGACTTTTAAAGGATATAAGCGTTACAATGGCGAAGCAGGAATCAGAAATGAGCTGTGGATTGTACCTACTGTAGGGTGCGTAAACGGGCAGGCACAGGCCATCATCAACCGTATTAAAAATGAGTTGGATGTGAGTCATATCGATGATATCCGCGTATTCTCTCATAATTATGGTTGCTCTCAATTAGGGGATGACCATGAGAATACCAAAAACGCATTGGTGGCTTTGGCTAAGCATCCTAATGCTGGTGGTGTACTCGTAATGAGCCTGGGCTGCGAAAACAACCAGCAAAATGAGTTTAAATTAGCAATGGGCACTTTCGATGAAGATCGTGTGAAATTTGTGATCTCCCAGGACGTAGCTGATGAAGTAGAAGCGGGCTTTGAAATGATGAGCGAGCTGGTAGAGAAAATGAGGGCTGACAAACGTGAAGATCTGCCATTATCTCTTTTGAAAGTAGGCCTGAAATGCGGTGGTAGCGACGGTTTCAGCGGTATCACGGCCAATCCGCTGGTGGGTCGTTTTTCCGATTGGTTAATTGCACAGGGTGGAACTACCATTCTTACTGAAGTGCCCGAGATGTTTGGCGCAGAAACTATTTTAATGAATCGCTGCACTACCGAGCAGGTATTCGACGACACTGTAGCATTGATCAATAATTTTAAAACTTATTTCCGCAAGCACGATCAGCCTATTTATGAGAACCCGTCACCGGGTAATAAAAAAGGCGGAATCAGCACCCTGGAAGATAAATCTTTAGGCTGCACGCAAAAAGGCGGTAACTCTGAGGTAGTAGCAGTATTGGATTATGCAGAGCCTGTGAAAGTAAAAGGACTCAACCTGTTGAATGCGCCAGGTAACGACCTGGTCGCTTCTACAGCCCTGGCTCTATCGGGTTGCCAGATCGTATTATTTACGACAGGTCGTGGTACGCCGTTTGGCAGTTTTGTTCCAACTATGAAGATTTCTACGAACACCCGTTTGTTCGATTTTAAGAAAAACTGGATCGATTTTAACGCCGGCGTTTTGCTGGAAGGCAGAGATAAGGACGAAGTGACACAGGAATTTGCTGATTTTATCGTAGAAGTAGCCAGTGGCAAACAGTTAAAACATGAGCTTACAGGATTTAAGGAAATCGCGATATTTAAAATGGGTGTAACATTGTAA
- the uxaC gene encoding glucuronate isomerase has protein sequence MAKQFLDENFLLETKTAQTLYHEYAKQMPIIDYHCHLPPDQIANDKQFENLTQIWLYGDHYKWRAMRTNGVDEAYCTGNKSDYEKFEKWAETVPYTMRNPLYHWTHMELQRYFDVHDILDASTARKIYDECTAKLQTPEYSVRNLLRKMNVKTVCTTDDPVDSLEHHQKVKDDGFEIPIIPAWRPDNAMNVANAANFVTYTKKLEAASGVHIVFFKDFLDALKKRHDFFATMGCSVSDHGLEQIYAEDYTEHEIHEIFDKVYGGHELNMEEQNKFRSAMLVYFAEWDHEKGWVQQFHLGAIRNNNLKAMRELGPDTGWDSIGDFPQARAISKFLGGLIDRDKLTKTILYNLNPADNELMATMIGNFNDGSAPGKIQWGSGWWFLDQKDGMIRQMNALSNMGLLSKFVGMLTDSRSFLSFPRHEYFRRILCNLFGNDVENGELPVNMEWIGQVIQDICFNNANNYFNLQLK, from the coding sequence ATGGCAAAACAATTTTTAGACGAGAATTTTTTACTGGAAACTAAAACGGCGCAAACACTCTATCATGAGTATGCGAAGCAAATGCCCATTATCGATTATCATTGTCATCTTCCTCCGGACCAGATAGCAAACGATAAGCAATTTGAAAATCTTACACAGATCTGGCTGTATGGCGATCATTATAAATGGCGTGCGATGCGTACGAATGGTGTAGACGAAGCTTATTGCACAGGTAATAAAAGTGATTACGAAAAATTTGAAAAGTGGGCAGAGACGGTACCTTATACGATGCGCAATCCTTTATACCATTGGACGCATATGGAGTTGCAGCGCTACTTTGATGTGCATGATATCCTGGATGCTTCAACAGCGCGTAAGATATATGATGAATGTACTGCAAAGTTGCAAACGCCCGAATACAGCGTAAGGAATCTTTTACGGAAAATGAATGTAAAAACGGTTTGTACTACCGATGATCCTGTTGATTCGTTAGAGCATCATCAAAAAGTGAAAGACGACGGCTTTGAAATTCCGATTATTCCTGCCTGGAGACCAGACAATGCAATGAACGTAGCCAATGCGGCTAACTTCGTTACCTATACAAAAAAACTGGAAGCCGCTTCCGGCGTACATATTGTCTTCTTTAAAGATTTCCTGGATGCGCTAAAAAAGCGTCACGATTTTTTTGCAACCATGGGCTGTTCGGTATCCGATCATGGATTAGAGCAGATCTACGCGGAAGATTACACCGAGCATGAAATTCACGAGATCTTCGATAAAGTATATGGAGGCCATGAACTGAATATGGAAGAACAAAATAAGTTCCGTTCGGCCATGCTGGTATATTTTGCAGAGTGGGATCATGAAAAAGGCTGGGTACAGCAATTCCACCTGGGCGCTATCAGGAACAATAATTTAAAAGCTATGCGCGAATTAGGACCGGATACGGGCTGGGATTCTATCGGCGACTTCCCGCAGGCACGGGCTATTTCCAAATTCCTGGGTGGCCTGATAGATAGGGACAAGCTTACCAAAACTATTTTATACAACCTGAATCCTGCTGATAATGAGCTCATGGCTACCATGATCGGCAACTTCAACGACGGCTCTGCTCCTGGTAAAATTCAGTGGGGATCGGGCTGGTGGTTCCTCGATCAGAAAGATGGCATGATCAGACAAATGAATGCTTTATCCAATATGGGATTGCTTAGTAAGTTTGTGGGCATGTTAACAGATTCGAGAAGCTTCCTGTCTTTCCCAAGGCATGAATACTTCAGGAGAATTTTGTGCAACCTTTTTGGTAACGATGTAGAAAATGGAGAGTTGCCGGTAAATATGGAATGGATTGGTCAGGTTATTCAGGATATCTGTTTCAATAATGCCAACAATTATTTCAACTTACAATTAAAATAG
- a CDS encoding tagaturonate reductase yields MKPLNKTTVEKPVYPVKIMQFGEGNFLRAFVDWMIDKANNDGIMDHGIALVQPIGGGEVVKQIFEKQDNLYHVYLEGIKDKQPVKEVALIKSITDIINPYTEYKKYEELFLNEGLELIFSNTTEAGIRYEEGDDLNAEPPKSFPAKMTALLHKRFQKFNGDAAKGLQIVCCELIEDNGSTLREFVIKHAQANNLGDAFINWVKTANHFYDTLVDRIVPGFPKETIKEIQEEIGFEDNLVVKGEYFHVWAIGGDSSIKEKLPLDKAGLNVLFMDDIRPFRAKKVRVLNGAHTAMVPVALQLGCETVMDAFNTPEVEQFINRMVAEEVLPGIGEDPEELKAFAAKILERFYNPYLKHYLKDISLNSLSKWETRDFPTVADNYNKLGKQAKLTTFSLAALLVLYSGQSEVSFTPNDTPEFVQFIQSTFNKEDIKGWVNGIISNDKIWTAPLKNLPGFTDEVAALVETILSKGMKAAVTDLLQ; encoded by the coding sequence ATGAAACCGTTAAATAAAACCACTGTGGAAAAGCCGGTATACCCGGTTAAGATTATGCAATTCGGTGAAGGAAATTTCCTTAGAGCTTTTGTAGACTGGATGATAGACAAAGCTAATAATGATGGCATTATGGATCATGGTATTGCCCTGGTTCAACCGATCGGAGGAGGTGAAGTGGTAAAGCAGATTTTCGAAAAACAGGATAATTTGTACCATGTGTATCTGGAGGGGATTAAGGATAAGCAACCGGTAAAGGAAGTGGCTTTAATCAAATCGATCACAGATATTATCAATCCTTACACAGAGTATAAGAAATACGAGGAGTTGTTTTTAAATGAGGGATTAGAGCTCATCTTCTCTAATACCACTGAAGCCGGTATCCGCTATGAAGAAGGCGATGACCTGAATGCAGAACCACCTAAATCTTTCCCGGCAAAAATGACGGCTTTGTTGCATAAGCGTTTTCAGAAATTTAATGGAGACGCCGCAAAGGGCTTACAAATTGTTTGCTGCGAACTGATTGAAGATAATGGATCTACATTGAGAGAATTTGTTATCAAACACGCACAGGCCAATAACCTGGGAGATGCCTTTATTAACTGGGTAAAAACAGCCAATCATTTTTACGATACATTGGTTGACCGTATTGTTCCTGGCTTTCCTAAAGAAACTATTAAAGAGATTCAGGAAGAAATCGGTTTTGAAGATAACCTGGTGGTAAAAGGAGAGTACTTTCACGTTTGGGCGATTGGCGGCGACAGCAGTATCAAAGAAAAATTGCCGTTGGATAAAGCCGGTTTAAACGTGTTGTTTATGGATGATATCCGCCCGTTCAGAGCGAAGAAGGTTAGGGTATTGAATGGTGCACATACTGCAATGGTACCTGTTGCTTTACAGTTGGGTTGTGAGACAGTGATGGATGCTTTCAACACACCGGAGGTAGAGCAATTCATTAACCGCATGGTGGCTGAAGAAGTATTGCCAGGTATTGGAGAAGATCCTGAAGAGCTGAAAGCTTTTGCAGCTAAGATCCTGGAGCGTTTTTATAATCCTTATCTGAAGCACTACCTGAAAGATATCTCTTTAAACTCACTGTCTAAATGGGAAACCCGTGACTTCCCCACAGTAGCAGATAACTACAACAAACTGGGCAAGCAGGCTAAATTGACAACTTTCTCGTTAGCGGCATTGTTGGTATTATACAGCGGTCAGTCTGAAGTAAGCTTTACACCCAATGATACCCCTGAATTTGTTCAATTTATTCAATCTACCTTCAACAAGGAAGATATTAAAGGATGGGTGAACGGTATTATTAGCAACGATAAAATATGGACAGCGCCATTAAAAAATTTGCCGGGTTTTACTGATGAAGTGGCTGCTTTAGTGGAAACAATTTTAAGTAAAGGAATGAAAGCAGCGGTTACAGACTTGCTGCAATAA
- a CDS encoding UxaA family hydrolase → MAELVLKVHPDDNVIVALKDLKKGQTVQYKGEDFVLQDDVNAKHKFFTNDMQAGDEIIMYGVLVGKAQNFIPRGGVMNTENTRHAADPFEYRPYHYQWTPPDVSKFEGRTFNGYHRKDGRVGTANYWLFMPTVFCENRNLDVIREALHNELGYAVTDKYKRYAHHLVEAYKHGEDIGSLDLAPAAPTTPNDRVFKNIDGIKFLNHQGGCGGTRQDAGVLGKLLAAYADHPNVAGVTILSLGCQNLQTQQLLEEIRLRNPDFDKPLLVYEQQQSQSEEQLISDAIKDTFNGLIEANKMERQPAPLSKLVLGVKCGGSDGFSGISANPSVGYTSDLLAALGGKVLLAEFPELCGAEQQLIDRTIDEDKAKKFIHLMTTYNSQAEAVGSGFYMNPSPGNIKDGLITDAIKSTGAAKKGGTSPVVDVLDYTEPATKPGLSLVCTPGNDVEATTGKAASGATLILFTTGLGTPTGNPVCPTIKVSTNNILTKRMNDIIDINCGPVVEGEKTIEEMGEDILEYCIKAASGDVIPKAVLLNQDDFIPWKRGVSL, encoded by the coding sequence ATGGCTGAATTAGTTTTAAAGGTACACCCTGACGATAATGTGATCGTTGCATTGAAAGACCTCAAGAAGGGACAAACGGTTCAATATAAAGGAGAGGATTTCGTATTGCAGGATGATGTGAATGCGAAGCATAAGTTTTTTACAAATGATATGCAGGCGGGAGATGAGATCATTATGTATGGAGTATTAGTGGGTAAAGCACAAAACTTTATCCCGAGAGGTGGGGTAATGAATACGGAAAACACAAGACATGCCGCTGATCCTTTCGAATATCGCCCTTATCATTATCAATGGACGCCTCCTGATGTGTCTAAATTCGAAGGCCGGACTTTTAACGGCTATCATCGTAAAGACGGACGCGTGGGAACGGCCAATTACTGGCTGTTTATGCCAACCGTATTTTGTGAAAACCGTAACCTGGATGTGATCCGTGAAGCGCTTCACAACGAACTGGGTTATGCCGTTACTGATAAGTATAAGAGATATGCGCATCATCTGGTAGAGGCGTATAAGCACGGAGAAGATATTGGCTCACTGGATCTGGCGCCTGCTGCACCAACAACCCCTAACGACAGGGTATTTAAAAACATTGATGGTATTAAGTTTTTAAATCACCAGGGAGGTTGCGGTGGTACACGTCAGGATGCCGGTGTTTTAGGGAAATTACTGGCAGCCTACGCCGATCATCCAAATGTAGCAGGTGTTACCATATTAAGCCTGGGGTGCCAAAACCTGCAGACCCAACAATTATTGGAGGAAATCAGATTACGCAACCCGGATTTTGATAAGCCCTTACTAGTATACGAACAACAACAATCGCAGAGCGAGGAGCAATTGATCAGCGATGCCATTAAAGATACCTTCAACGGTTTGATCGAAGCGAATAAAATGGAGCGTCAGCCTGCACCTCTGTCGAAACTGGTTTTAGGAGTAAAATGTGGTGGCAGCGATGGTTTCAGTGGTATCAGTGCCAACCCGTCGGTTGGCTATACCAGCGATTTGTTAGCGGCTTTGGGCGGCAAGGTTTTACTGGCCGAATTTCCTGAGCTCTGCGGAGCGGAACAACAACTCATCGACAGGACCATTGATGAAGACAAAGCAAAGAAGTTTATTCACCTGATGACTACTTATAATAGCCAGGCAGAGGCGGTAGGATCCGGTTTTTATATGAACCCTTCACCGGGCAATATAAAGGATGGCCTTATCACCGATGCGATCAAAAGTACAGGTGCGGCTAAAAAGGGCGGTACCTCACCGGTAGTAGATGTGTTGGACTATACAGAACCAGCCACTAAACCGGGCCTGAGCCTGGTTTGTACGCCTGGTAATGATGTAGAGGCAACTACAGGTAAAGCGGCATCGGGAGCTACTTTGATCCTTTTTACCACCGGCCTGGGTACGCCAACCGGTAACCCGGTTTGTCCTACTATTAAGGTGTCAACGAACAATATATTGACTAAAAGAATGAATGATATCATCGATATCAACTGTGGACCAGTGGTAGAAGGGGAGAAGACAATTGAGGAAATGGGTGAAGATATCCTGGAGTATTGTATCAAAGCAGCAAGTGGCGACGTAATTCCTAAAGCGGTATTACTAAACCAGGATGATTTTATTCCGTGGAAACGTGGAGTTAGTTTATAG
- a CDS encoding glycoside hydrolase family 88/105 protein translates to MIKKILYVFISFLSLQAQAQDIPYSQQMALTAMHMWPDSFSVTPGRAARWSYDQGVILKGIEGIWQATGDGKWFEYIEHSMDHFVREDGTIKDYDQGHYNIDHLNNGKVLLTIYRVTGKEKYKKAAQLLRKQLLVHPRTKEGGFWHKQIYPWQMWLDGLYMGQPFYAEYAQLFGEDTVFNDVAKQFVLMEKNSRDPGTGLLYHGYDESRVQQWADKKTGKSPHFWARALGWYGVAMVDALDYFPANHPGRQQIINILKRFATAVVKVQDAKSGMWYDIVDLPNRKPNYLESSATAMLSYTLAKGARKGYIAPSYAANAKKAFEGLTRLQLTKDKDGFTNLEGTVSVSGLGGKPYRDGSFDYYMREKVIKNDPKGMGAFIMAANEIEMMPKLATGKGKAIVLDNFFNNEWQKGPSGTQIPFHYIWEERDNNGYQFLGNLFEQYGAKLQTLKAAPTVSNLSKASAYIIVDADTEKETAKPNYMTQAYATTIANWVKAGGVLVLLGNNSVNAEQVHINLLAEKFGVRFNGDDQLMVKGNNYEQGEVKTEAGNPIFKAGQSLYIKEISSLTVKAPAKAIVKTKDFDVMAVAQLGKGKVFVLGDPWIYNEYVDGRKLPAKYENFNAASDLVKWVLNNSK, encoded by the coding sequence ATGATAAAGAAAATATTATACGTTTTTATTAGTTTTTTATCGCTGCAGGCGCAGGCACAGGACATTCCCTATTCTCAGCAAATGGCGCTAACTGCTATGCATATGTGGCCTGATTCGTTCAGTGTAACACCGGGGCGCGCAGCCAGATGGAGCTATGACCAGGGAGTGATATTAAAAGGTATTGAGGGCATATGGCAGGCAACCGGCGATGGGAAGTGGTTCGAATATATTGAGCATAGTATGGACCATTTTGTGCGGGAAGACGGAACGATTAAAGATTATGACCAGGGTCATTACAATATTGATCATTTAAACAACGGTAAGGTATTGTTGACTATTTACCGTGTAACGGGTAAAGAGAAGTATAAAAAAGCGGCGCAATTATTACGTAAGCAATTATTAGTGCATCCGAGAACTAAGGAAGGTGGATTTTGGCATAAACAGATTTATCCCTGGCAAATGTGGCTGGATGGCCTTTATATGGGACAGCCTTTTTATGCAGAATATGCACAGCTATTTGGTGAGGATACCGTTTTTAACGATGTGGCAAAACAATTTGTGCTGATGGAAAAAAACAGCCGCGATCCTGGAACGGGGCTGTTATATCATGGTTATGATGAGTCAAGAGTGCAACAGTGGGCGGATAAAAAGACGGGTAAGTCTCCTCATTTCTGGGCGCGCGCTTTGGGTTGGTATGGTGTGGCTATGGTAGATGCCCTGGATTATTTTCCAGCAAATCACCCCGGCCGTCAGCAGATCATTAACATCTTAAAGCGTTTTGCTACAGCTGTAGTAAAAGTACAGGATGCAAAATCGGGTATGTGGTACGATATTGTAGACCTGCCTAACAGGAAACCTAATTACCTGGAGTCGTCTGCCACAGCTATGCTTTCCTATACTTTGGCGAAAGGTGCCAGGAAAGGCTATATCGCGCCCAGCTATGCGGCGAATGCCAAAAAGGCTTTTGAGGGATTAACCAGGCTTCAATTGACAAAAGATAAAGACGGGTTTACGAACCTGGAAGGAACAGTTTCTGTTTCTGGCCTGGGCGGCAAGCCTTACCGGGATGGTAGTTTCGACTATTATATGCGTGAAAAAGTGATCAAAAATGACCCTAAAGGAATGGGCGCATTCATAATGGCAGCTAACGAAATTGAGATGATGCCTAAACTGGCAACCGGAAAAGGTAAGGCGATAGTATTGGACAACTTCTTTAATAACGAGTGGCAGAAGGGCCCTTCCGGCACGCAGATCCCATTTCACTATATTTGGGAAGAACGTGACAACAACGGATACCAGTTTTTAGGAAACTTATTTGAGCAATATGGCGCAAAACTGCAGACCTTGAAAGCAGCGCCTACTGTTTCTAATCTTTCAAAAGCCTCTGCATACATTATTGTAGATGCAGATACAGAGAAAGAAACAGCAAAGCCTAATTATATGACCCAAGCTTATGCTACTACGATCGCCAACTGGGTGAAAGCGGGTGGTGTTCTGGTTTTATTAGGTAACAACTCAGTAAATGCAGAACAGGTGCATATCAACCTGCTGGCCGAAAAATTTGGGGTACGCTTCAATGGCGATGATCAGTTAATGGTGAAAGGAAATAACTATGAGCAGGGCGAAGTAAAGACGGAAGCAGGTAATCCGATATTCAAAGCGGGACAATCTTTATATATAAAAGAAATCAGTTCATTGACTGTTAAAGCACCGGCAAAAGCAATCGTTAAAACAAAAGACTTTGATGTAATGGCAGTTGCTCAATTGGGTAAGGGGAAAGTGTTTGTACTGGGTGATCCCTGGATCTATAATGAATATGTAGACGGCAGAAAATTGCCAGCCAAATACGAGAATTTCAATGCAGCGAGCGACCTGGTTAAATGGGTGTTAAACAACAGCAAATAG
- a CDS encoding SDR family oxidoreductase, with product MSLNFFDLSGKTALVTGGNKGIGAGMALGLAQAGADIIVASRTVEAGSEIERQVTALGRSFKFYKLDASDRDSVYAFIKKVQSENERIDILVNNAGTIMRKPVAEHPDEWWDNVLAINLDTPFILAREFGRKMIEQGSGKIIFTCSLLTFQGGITVPGYAASKGALASVIKAMSNEWASKGVNVNGIAPGYIATDNTQALRDDPDRSQSILSRIPAGRWGTPEDFAGPAVFLASQASNYVNGEILVVDGGWMGR from the coding sequence ATGAGCTTAAATTTCTTCGATCTATCCGGTAAAACGGCGTTGGTAACAGGTGGTAATAAAGGCATCGGGGCTGGTATGGCTTTAGGCCTCGCGCAGGCTGGCGCTGATATTATTGTTGCTTCCAGAACAGTTGAAGCAGGTTCTGAAATTGAACGACAGGTTACAGCCCTTGGACGCAGCTTTAAATTTTACAAGCTCGATGCTTCTGACAGGGACAGCGTATATGCTTTCATTAAAAAAGTGCAGAGCGAAAACGAGCGTATCGATATATTGGTAAACAATGCCGGTACCATCATGCGCAAGCCGGTTGCGGAACACCCGGATGAGTGGTGGGATAATGTATTAGCCATCAACCTGGACACGCCTTTTATCCTGGCTCGCGAGTTTGGCCGGAAAATGATTGAGCAGGGGAGTGGTAAAATTATCTTTACCTGCTCATTATTGACGTTTCAGGGGGGTATTACGGTTCCTGGCTATGCTGCAAGCAAGGGGGCGTTGGCCAGTGTTATCAAGGCCATGTCCAACGAATGGGCTTCCAAAGGCGTTAATGTAAATGGTATTGCACCAGGCTATATTGCTACTGACAATACACAGGCATTACGCGACGATCCGGATCGTAGTCAATCTATCTTAAGTCGTATCCCCGCAGGCAGATGGGGAACTCCTGAAGACTTTGCCGGTCCTGCTGTCTTCCTGGCGTCGCAGGCCAGTAACTATGTAAATGGAGAGATCCTGGTTGTAGATGGTGGCTGGATGGGACGATAA
- a CDS encoding glycoside hydrolase family 28 protein has product MYKKFVVSLLLVIGSCVGFAQTNWILPRVAATKFKPVNYSITKYGAVPDGHQLNTRSIQNAIDDCSKKGGGTVLVPSGLWLTGPIVLKSNVNLNLSVGATLLFTKDKTQYPLVKANWEGYDQMRNQSPISAEGATNIAITGKGIIDGNGDGWRMVKKDKLTESQWRKLVASGGVVSKDGRLWMPSEGFAKGQDMKDPGRITPDRDEAHYRSIKDFLRPNLLVLTKCDKILLEGVTFQNSPAWNLHPLMSSNITVRNIQVKNPWYAQNGDGIDLESCRNVLIENSVFDVGDDGLCIKSGRDADGRARAMPTRDVIIRGCTVYASHGGFVVGSEMSGGAKNIYVSNCTFVGSDIGLRFKTTRGRGGIVENIFIKDIYMKDIPGDAVLFDMYYMGNDPVPMEGEKRELPKVQMLPVDETTPQFRNINISNVYCNGAKKAIFIRGLPEMHVKNIKIENSVFQSDIGVDIQEASGITLNNVKVFSKNTKPVIDIINSDNIFINKFDYAKETDLLIRVAGDRTKAVTLQQTNYSNTKVKAKAELGANEKSVQIK; this is encoded by the coding sequence ATGTATAAAAAGTTTGTTGTATCGTTGTTGCTTGTTATTGGTTCGTGCGTGGGTTTTGCTCAAACAAATTGGATCTTGCCCAGGGTTGCAGCAACAAAATTTAAGCCGGTTAATTATAGTATTACTAAATATGGCGCTGTTCCAGACGGACATCAGCTAAATACCCGTTCAATACAGAATGCCATTGACGATTGTAGTAAGAAGGGGGGAGGCACTGTTCTCGTACCCTCAGGATTGTGGTTAACGGGTCCGATTGTGCTAAAAAGTAATGTAAACCTGAACCTGTCTGTTGGAGCTACTTTATTATTTACTAAAGATAAAACGCAATACCCATTGGTAAAAGCCAATTGGGAAGGGTACGACCAGATGCGCAACCAATCACCTATCTCGGCTGAGGGTGCCACCAATATTGCCATCACGGGTAAAGGTATTATCGATGGGAATGGCGATGGATGGCGCATGGTTAAAAAAGATAAATTAACTGAATCTCAATGGAGGAAACTGGTGGCTTCAGGCGGCGTCGTTTCTAAAGATGGCCGTTTATGGATGCCTTCCGAGGGTTTTGCCAAAGGACAGGATATGAAAGATCCGGGCAGGATCACTCCGGATAGAGATGAAGCGCATTATCGATCGATCAAAGACTTTCTGCGTCCTAACCTGCTGGTTCTGACTAAATGCGATAAAATATTACTGGAAGGAGTAACTTTTCAAAACTCACCCGCCTGGAACCTGCATCCTTTAATGAGCAGTAATATCACGGTGAGAAACATCCAGGTGAAAAACCCGTGGTATGCGCAAAACGGGGATGGAATTGACCTCGAGAGCTGTCGTAATGTATTAATTGAAAACAGCGTTTTTGATGTTGGAGATGATGGCCTTTGTATCAAAAGTGGCCGTGATGCCGACGGGCGTGCCCGTGCGATGCCCACCCGGGACGTGATCATCCGGGGCTGTACAGTTTACGCTTCTCACGGCGGTTTTGTGGTAGGGAGTGAAATGAGCGGCGGCGCTAAAAATATTTATGTAAGCAATTGTACATTTGTAGGTTCAGATATTGGTTTGCGTTTTAAAACAACGCGTGGCCGCGGCGGTATCGTAGAGAATATTTTCATTAAAGACATCTACATGAAAGATATACCGGGCGATGCGGTTTTATTCGATATGTATTATATGGGCAATGACCCCGTGCCGATGGAAGGGGAAAAAAGAGAATTACCTAAGGTGCAAATGCTGCCGGTAGATGAAACAACACCGCAATTCAGGAACATCAATATCAGCAATGTATACTGCAATGGTGCCAAGAAAGCCATTTTCATAAGAGGCCTTCCGGAAATGCATGTTAAAAACATTAAAATAGAAAATTCTGTATTTCAGTCCGATATTGGAGTAGATATACAGGAGGCAAGTGGTATTACACTCAATAATGTAAAAGTGTTCAGCAAAAACACGAAACCTGTTATTGATATCATTAATAGTGATAATATCTTCATCAATAAATTTGATTATGCTAAAGAAACAGATTTATTGATACGGGTTGCCGGAGACAGAACAAAAGCTGTTACGTTGCAACAAACCAATTACAGCAATACCAAAGTGAAGGCGAAGGCTGAACTGGGGGCCAATGAAAAATCAGTACAGATCAAATAA